Proteins co-encoded in one Thamnophis elegans isolate rThaEle1 chromosome 1, rThaEle1.pri, whole genome shotgun sequence genomic window:
- the CD82 gene encoding CD82 antigen isoform X3, with translation MASGCLKVTKYFLFLFNLLFFILGAVILGFGIWILVDKTSFISVLQTSSSTTKVGAYILTGVGALTMLMGFLGCVGAVNEIRCLLGLYFTCLLLILIAQIAAGLLIYFQRNALKAEMSGIVSELVQNYNPYDETNRTLENAWDYVQLQLHCCGWTGPETWKKQHTSSGKKQTFFPCSCFNDSLNVPSEVGFCSLDITANSTIMDDSPIKSRDV, from the exons ATCCTGGGTGCTGTCATCCTAGGTTTTGGAATATGGATTTTGGTGGACAAAACAAGCTTCATTTCAGTTCTAC AGACCTCATCATCAACTACAAAAGTTGGAGCATACATTCTTACTGGAGTAGGAGCTCTCACCATGTTAATGGGGTTTCTGGGCTGTGTTGGAGCGGTCAATGAGATTCGCTGCCTCTTGGGACTG TATTTTACCTGCCTGTTGCTGATCCTCATAGCCCAAATAGCTGCCGGCCTTCTGATCTATTTCCAGAGGAATGCA CTTAAAGCGGAAATGTCTGGGATTGTTAGCGAACTTGTCCAGAATTATAATCCTTATGATGAAACCAACAGGACCCTTGAAAATGCTTGGGACTATGTCCAGTTACAA CTGCATTGCTGTGGTTGGACTGGGCCAGAAACTTGGAAAAAACAACACACTTCTTCAGGAAAAAAACAGACATTCTTTCCTTGCTCTTGCTTCAATGACTCCCTTAATGTGCCATCCGAAGTGGGTTTCTGCTCCCTGGATATTACTGCCAACTCTACAATAATGGATGACTCGCCAATTAAAAGCAG GGATGTATGA
- the CD82 gene encoding CD82 antigen isoform X2 — MASGCLKVTKYFLFLFNLLFFFILGAVILGFGIWILVDKTSFISVLQTSSSTTKVGAYILTGVGALTMLMGFLGCVGAVNEIRCLLGLYFTCLLLILIAQIAAGLLIYFQRNALKAEMSGIVSELVQNYNPYDETNRTLENAWDYVQLQLHCCGWTGPETWKKQHTSSGKKQTFFPCSCFNDSLNVPSEVGFCSLDITANSTIMDDSPIKSRDV, encoded by the exons ATCCTGGGTGCTGTCATCCTAGGTTTTGGAATATGGATTTTGGTGGACAAAACAAGCTTCATTTCAGTTCTAC AGACCTCATCATCAACTACAAAAGTTGGAGCATACATTCTTACTGGAGTAGGAGCTCTCACCATGTTAATGGGGTTTCTGGGCTGTGTTGGAGCGGTCAATGAGATTCGCTGCCTCTTGGGACTG TATTTTACCTGCCTGTTGCTGATCCTCATAGCCCAAATAGCTGCCGGCCTTCTGATCTATTTCCAGAGGAATGCA CTTAAAGCGGAAATGTCTGGGATTGTTAGCGAACTTGTCCAGAATTATAATCCTTATGATGAAACCAACAGGACCCTTGAAAATGCTTGGGACTATGTCCAGTTACAA CTGCATTGCTGTGGTTGGACTGGGCCAGAAACTTGGAAAAAACAACACACTTCTTCAGGAAAAAAACAGACATTCTTTCCTTGCTCTTGCTTCAATGACTCCCTTAATGTGCCATCCGAAGTGGGTTTCTGCTCCCTGGATATTACTGCCAACTCTACAATAATGGATGACTCGCCAATTAAAAGCAG GGATGTATGA